From one Anticarsia gemmatalis isolate Benzon Research Colony breed Stoneville strain chromosome 20, ilAntGemm2 primary, whole genome shotgun sequence genomic stretch:
- the Set1 gene encoding SET domain containing 1 isoform X2, producing MNGGMEHKTPGHNAVLHKAPKNYKLLMDPFLVKGATKLYRYDGTVPGDTSYPPVQCRDPRSQLSRIWNRLEPADLPVPRFKIDQNYVGIPPQLEITIGNLNDNIDKAFLADMMNKVGPYEDLTIFYHPLTNRHLGFARIVFHDVKYSKLCIEKYNGKSVMGQVLDVFHDAFGKKCQEMFENKTCEKRPQLAPVLSKPPVVAEDVRTLKVDPTLSKRLEDTKLPEKEAYSRYKDVEHSDSNTRWSDEEREYRHRHRHRSERERDKDRDKDRDRDRDRDSKRCKRKCRRKHRDRERYTRATSEASEPAYVAPAHGELPYTPHTSHSTHSSHSSHATHAAPPPHTPHASHAPHTPHASHPPHTPHTSHAPHTPHTPHAPPSAMPYDAYYQQSYGYGYSGSASAGGSSMWWGDWRHPHHSSHHHSHLERRSSSSSQWATPATPAHRDQASPEHKDRRDKDKEVPVESKIAEVVEPRPPEDTIDSKEPEAKPPPPAEEPKNVDLDTRIAMLLKGASAGGGLAPPFLALGMSSEEEDDDRLPANIPDLDAPQPPSDDEGSASEDRESMISLSNEKGDVDPEPLSTTPSPYLSREFYVECLRITVERRKKEEERKSKLPAIDKIGSDISSSEDELLTGEEPRRSPAQPDRDQDNLNDDQMSLSSLSSTEAKIEEQVPAEAYYPPYSATAPATHPYYQTMWPPTAYPPPGYAGPELALAYAGGGFAPPPLLPHHYQQYSEPTAPAQEMDNPYYPTINSVIERVTAELKQILKKDFNKKMIESTAFKSFEGWWDEQSRKTRQPKPKEDASQPLQDISNKKEEAAVDSIKSIIESRELGLELGGYGSGIGLGLRAAIPKMPSFRKKRKIPSPVMMDEDSSKRLSDQEEMVQNSDEEKEVPTSPRNRTTGSYLSRSRRRQSSSSSRSSSSSSSRSSSSSESERKGPAPRIYSDTDDDSDLDEAEQLKVVSNKERLRRVYSSTSDSEEEQSRREKTPIPQMDVWDNDGSASPPGSALSPVARDSRDSRDARETRDTRETRETRDAREKQDSRDLLLDRVYSDSEEEREYQERRRRNTEYMEQIEREFLEEQRRNMETDKHPQLDKPPDESKPDRDRDRDRDRDRERDRDRDRERERDRDRERDRDRDSRTEESRSSPYKKEDYKKHPASPAKSKRGTSLDGELSDDEPLRNKLDGEKAEKRQRIVSFSDHSNTETAASSALSETSSPQSQASQASQASQVALDHSYCRPPPHDEDRKPSSNHLQHDHGYTWMAQPEEAASPVEEQPTPKKEAKRPYKRKHESKKLAEIQNKLYPAAGAATGAAGAGGVQFSARDMMAEMQVMYAFLTRGVDREDAAFLRRAYDALLAEDAHGYWLHDTHWVEHPATDVRHEPRSRRRNMYEQLQGHSSGAARTEGYYKMDARLKAKYKYHHGRGSAALHDDKKASKMQLLSREARSNQRRLLTAFGTDTDSDLLKFNQLKFRKKQLKFAKSGIHDWGLFAQEPIAADEMVIEYVGQMIRPIVADVREAHYEATGIGSSYLFRIDLDTIIDATKCGNLARFINHSCNPNCYAKIITIESQKKIVIYSKQPIGVDEEITYDYKFPLEDEKIPCLCGAPQCRGFLN from the exons ATGAATGGAGGAATGGAGCATAAAACTCCAGGACACAACGCGGTGCTTCATAAAGCACctaaaaactataaattgctCATGGACCCATTCCTGGTGAAGGGAGCAACAAAACTGTACAGATATGATGGCACTGTTCCTGGTGATACATCATATCCGCCTGTGCAGTGCAGAGACCCACGGTCTCAGCTCTCAAGGATTTGGAATAGACTTGAACCAGCTGATCTGCCTGTCCCTAG GTTCAAAATAGATCAAAATTATGTAGGAATACCACCTCAGTTAGAAATTACTATAGGAAATTTAAATGACAACATAGATAAAGCATTTTTGGCTGATATGATGAATAAAGTTGGTCCATATGAGgatttgacaatattttatcatcCACTCACTAATAGGCACTTGGGATTTGCAAGAATAGTGTTCCATGATGTTAAATATTCAAAGTtatgtatagaaaaatataatggaAAATCAGTTATGGGCCAG gtacTTGATGTCTTCCATGATGCTTTTGGTAAGAAATGTCaagaaatgtttgaaaataaaacatgtgAGAAGAGGCCGCAACTAGCACCAGTTCTTAGTAAACCCCCAGTTGTTGCCGAGGATGTTCGGACACTGAAGGTAGATCCTACACTTAGTAAAAGATTAGAGGATACAAAACTTCCTGAAAAG GAAGCATATTCCCGCTACAAAGATGTTGAACATAGTGACAGTAACACACGGTGGTCTGACGAGGAACGCGAGTACCGACATCGGCACCGACACAGAAGCGAGAGGGAGAGAGACAAAGATAGAGACAAGGACAGGGATAGAGATCGTGATAGAGACAG CAAACGATGCAAGAGGAAATGTCGGCGGAA ACACCGGGATCGCGAGCGGTACACGCGCGCTACGTCAGAAGCGAGCGAGCCAGCCTACGTGGCGCCGGCGCACGGCGAGCTGCCGTACACGCCGCACACGAGCCACTCCACGCACTCGTCGCACTCCAGCCACGCCACGCACGCCGCGCCCCCCCCGCACACGCCGCACGCGAGCCACGCGCCGCACACGCCGCACGCCAGCCACCCGCCGCACACGCCGCACACCAGCCATGCGCCTCACACGCCGCATACGCCGCATGCGCCGCCCTCGGCGATGCCGTATGATGCTTACTATCAACAAAG TTACGGGTACGGCTACAGCGGTagcgcctccgctggcggcagTAGCATGTGGTGGGGTGACTGGCGACACCCGCACCACTCCTCACATCATCACTCACAT CTGGAGCGGCGTTCGTCGTCGAGCTCGCAGTGGGCGACGCCCGCCACGCCCGCGCACCGCGACCAGGCCTCGCCCGAGCACAAGGACAGACGGGACAAGGATAAG GAAGTGCCGGTAGAGAGTAAAATCGCGGAAGTCGTTGAACCGCGGCCGCCCGAGGACACTATCGACAGTAAAGAGCCTGAAGCGAAGCCGCCGCCGCCCGCTGAAGAACCTAAAAATGTCGACTTAGATACTAG AATAGCAATGTTACTGAAGGGTGCTAGTGCGGGCGGTGGGCTGGCGCCGCCTTTCCTGGCGTTAGGCATGTCATCGGAAGAAGAGGACGACGACCGCCTCCCCGCGAATATTCCCGACCTTGACGCGCCGCAACCACCCTCAGATGATGAAG gTTCGGCGAGTGAAGACAGAGAGAGTATGATCTCGTTAAGCAACGAGAAGGGAGACGTGGACCCCGAGCCGCTGTCGACCACGCCTTCACCGTACTTGTCGCGAGAGTTCTACGTCGAGTGTCTCAGGATCACTGTCGAAAGG CGGAAAAAGGAAGAAGAACGCAAGAGCAAGCTGCCAGCGATAGACAAGATCGGGTCGGACATCTCGTCGTCGGAGGACGAGCTGCTGACGGGCGAGGAGCCGCGCCGCTCGCCCGCGCAGCCCGACCGCGACCAGGACAACCTCAACGACGACCAG ATGTCTCTGTCGTCGTTGTCGTCGACGGAGGCCAAGATCGAGGAGCAGGTGCCGGCGGAGGCGTACTACCCGCCGTActccgccaccgcgcccgccacGCACCCCTACTATCAAACCATGTGGCCTCCTACAG CTTACCCTCCGCCCGGCTACGCAGGTCCGGAGTTAGCGCTGGCGTACGCTGGTGGTGGGTTTGCGCCGCCGCCACTGTTGCCGCACCACTACCAACAGTATTCAGAACCTACTGCGCCTGCAcag GAAATGGACAACCCATACTACCCAACAATAAACAGCGTGATAGAGCGAGTCACGGCTGAGCTGAAGCAGATCTTGAAGAAAGACTTCAACAAGAAGATGATCGAGAGCACCGCGTTCAAGAGCTTCGAGGGCTGGTGGGACGAACAGAGCAGGAAGACCAGGCAACCCAAACCTAAGGAGGATGCCAGTCAACCTTTACAG gatatttcaaacaaaaaggaAGAAGCAGCGGTAGactcaataaaatcaataatagaATCCCGAGAATTAGGTTTGGAATTAGGCGGATATGGCTCAGGTATAGGCCTAGGGCTTCGCGCCGCTATTCCTAAGATGCCTAGCTTCCGGAAAAAGCGGAAGATTCCCTCCCCCGTGATGATGGACGAGGACTCCTCTAAGAGACTGAGTGACCAAGAGGAGATGGTCCAGAACTCGGACGAGGAGAAGGAAGTACCCACTAGTCCTAGGAACAGAACGACTGGATCCTACTTGTCTAGGAGCCGCAGGCGGCAGTCTAGTAGTTCATCCAg ATCATCATCATCGTCTTCATCGCGGTCTTCGTCATCGTCGGAGTCGGAGCGCAAGGGCCCGGCGCCCAGGATCTACTCCGACACCGATGACGACTCGGACCTCGACGAGGCTGAG cAGCTCAAGGTTGTGTCAAACAAGGAGAGGTTACGGCGAGTGTACTCATCAACATCAGACAGTGAAGAGGAACAAAGTAGAAGAG AAAAAACTCCAATCCCTCAAATGGACGTATGGGACAACGACGGGTCGGCGTCACCTCCCGGCTCGGCGTTGTCGCCCGTCGCGCGAGACTCGCGAGATTCGCGAGACGCACGAGAAACGCGAGACACGCGAGAAACGCGGGAAACACGAGATGCGCGAGAAAAACAAGACTCGCGAGATCTTCTGCTCGACCGCGTGTACTCCGACTCCGAGGAGGAAAGGGAATACCAG GAGCGAAGAAGACGCAACACAGAATATATGGAACAGATCGAGAGAGAGTTCCTGGAGGAACAGAGACGAAACATGGAGACTGATAAACATCCACAATTGGACAAACCGCCCGACGAAAg TAAACCGGACCGAGACCGAGACCGAGACAGGGATCGAGACCGGGAACGCGACCGAGACCGAGACCGAGAGCGGGAACGCGACCGAGACCGGGAGCGGGACCGTGATCGTGACTCAAGAACAGAAGAATCTCGCAGCAGTCCATACAAGAAGGAAGACTACAAGAAGCACCCGGCGTCGCCCGCCAAGAGCAAGCGAGGCACATCATTGGACGGCGAGCTCAGCGACGACGAGCCGCTGCGAAACAAACTGGACGGAGAGAAGGCCGAGAAACGACAGAGAATCGTCTCCTTCAGCGATCACAGCAATACTGAGACCGCG GCAAGTAGCGCATTGTCGGAGACATCTTCCCCGCAGTCGCAGGCGTCGCAAGCGTCCCAGGCGTCGCAGGTGGCGCTCGACCACTCGTACTGTCGCCCGCCGCCGCATGACGAGGACAGGAAACCGTCCTCCAACCATCTACAGCATGACCATG GTTACACGTGGATGGCGCAACCCGAGGAGGCGGCATCACCCGTGGAGGAACAGCCCACACCCAAGAAAGAGGCGAAGCGGCCGTACAAGAGGAAACATGAATCGAAGAAACTCGCCGAGATACAGAACAA GTTGTACCCGGCGGCGGGTGCTGCgacgggcgcggcgggcgcgggcggcgtgcAGTTCTCGGCGCGCGACATGATGGCGGAGATGCAGGTGATGTACGCGTTCCTGACGCGCGGCGTGGACCGCGAGGACGCCGCGTTCCTGCGCCGCGCCTACGACGCGCTGCTGGCGGAGGACGCGCACGGCTACTGGCTGCACGACACGCACTGGGTGGAGCACCCGGCCACGGACGTGCGCCACGAGCCGCGCTCGCGCCGCCGCAACATGTACGAGCAGCTGCAGGGCCACTCGTCGGGCGCCGCGCGCACGGAGGGCTACTACAAGATGGACGCGCGCCTCAAGGCCAAGTACAAGTACCACCACGGCCGCGGCTCGGCCGCGCTGCACGACGACAAGAAGGCCTCCAAGATGCAGCTGCTGTCCCGCGAGGCGCGCTCCAACCAGCGCCGCCTGCTCACCGCCTTCG GCACAGACACGGATTCCGATTTGTTGAAGTTCAACCAGCTCAAGTTCCGAAAGAAACAACTGAAATTCGCCAAATCTGGTATCCACGACTGGGGTCTGTTCGCACAG GAGCCTATAGCGGCTGACGAGATGGTGATCGAGTACGTGGGCCAGATGATCCGGCCGATCGTGGCGGACGTGCGGGAGGCGCACTACGAGGCGACAGGCATCGGCAGCTCGTACCTGTTCCGTATCGACCTCGACACCATCATCGACGCCACCAAGTGCGGGAACCTCGCGCGGTTCATCAACCATAGTTGTAAT ccGAACTGCTACGCGAAGATTATCACAATAGAGTCTCAAAAGAAAATCGTCATCTACTCAAAACAACCGATCGGCGTGGACGAAGAAATTACGTACGACTACAAGTTCCCGCTGGAAGACGAGAAGATACCGTGCCTGTGTGGCGCGCCACAGTGTCGCGGCTTCCTCAACTAA
- the Set1 gene encoding SET domain containing 1 isoform X1 yields MNGGMEHKTPGHNAVLHKAPKNYKLLMDPFLVKGATKLYRYDGTVPGDTSYPPVQCRDPRSQLSRIWNRLEPADLPVPRFKIDQNYVGIPPQLEITIGNLNDNIDKAFLADMMNKVGPYEDLTIFYHPLTNRHLGFARIVFHDVKYSKLCIEKYNGKSVMGQVLDVFHDAFGKKCQEMFENKTCEKRPQLAPVLSKPPVVAEDVRTLKVDPTLSKRLEDTKLPEKEAYSRYKDVEHSDSNTRWSDEEREYRHRHRHRSERERDKDRDKDRDRDRDRDSKRCKRKCRRKHRDRERYTRATSEASEPAYVAPAHGELPYTPHTSHSTHSSHSSHATHAAPPPHTPHASHAPHTPHASHPPHTPHTSHAPHTPHTPHAPPSAMPYDAYYQQSYGYGYSGSASAGGSSMWWGDWRHPHHSSHHHSHLERRSSSSSQWATPATPAHRDQASPEHKDRRDKDKEVPVESKIAEVVEPRPPEDTIDSKEPEAKPPPPAEEPKNVDLDTRIAMLLKGASAGGGLAPPFLALGMSSEEEDDDRLPANIPDLDAPQPPSDDEGSASEDRESMISLSNEKGDVDPEPLSTTPSPYLSREFYVECLRITVERRKKEEERKSKLPAIDKIGSDISSSEDELLTGEEPRRSPAQPDRDQDNLNDDQMSLSSLSSTEAKIEEQVPAEAYYPPYSATAPATHPYYQTMWPPTAYPPPGYAGPELALAYAGGGFAPPPLLPHHYQQYSEPTAPAQEMDNPYYPTINSVIERVTAELKQILKKDFNKKMIESTAFKSFEGWWDEQSRKTRQPKPKEDASQPLQDISNKKEEAAVDSIKSIIESRELGLELGGYGSGIGLGLRAAIPKMPSFRKKRKIPSPVMMDEDSSKRLSDQEEMVQNSDEEKEVPTSPRNRTTGSYLSRSRRRQSSSSSRSSSSSSSRSSSSSESERKGPAPRIYSDTDDDSDLDEAEQLKVVSNKERLRRVYSSTSDSEEEQSRREKTPIPQMDVWDNDGSASPPGSALSPVARDSRDSRDARETRDTRETRETRDAREKQDSRDLLLDRVYSDSEEEREYQERRRRNTEYMEQIEREFLEEQRRNMETDKHPQLDKPPDESKPDRDRDRDRDRDRERDRDRDRERERDRDRERDRDRDSRTEESRSSPYKKEDYKKHPASPAKSKRGTSLDGELSDDEPLRNKLDGEKAEKRQRIVSFSDHSNTETAVSVNGVKEASSALSETSSPQSQASQASQASQVALDHSYCRPPPHDEDRKPSSNHLQHDHGYTWMAQPEEAASPVEEQPTPKKEAKRPYKRKHESKKLAEIQNKLYPAAGAATGAAGAGGVQFSARDMMAEMQVMYAFLTRGVDREDAAFLRRAYDALLAEDAHGYWLHDTHWVEHPATDVRHEPRSRRRNMYEQLQGHSSGAARTEGYYKMDARLKAKYKYHHGRGSAALHDDKKASKMQLLSREARSNQRRLLTAFGTDTDSDLLKFNQLKFRKKQLKFAKSGIHDWGLFAQEPIAADEMVIEYVGQMIRPIVADVREAHYEATGIGSSYLFRIDLDTIIDATKCGNLARFINHSCNPNCYAKIITIESQKKIVIYSKQPIGVDEEITYDYKFPLEDEKIPCLCGAPQCRGFLN; encoded by the exons ATGAATGGAGGAATGGAGCATAAAACTCCAGGACACAACGCGGTGCTTCATAAAGCACctaaaaactataaattgctCATGGACCCATTCCTGGTGAAGGGAGCAACAAAACTGTACAGATATGATGGCACTGTTCCTGGTGATACATCATATCCGCCTGTGCAGTGCAGAGACCCACGGTCTCAGCTCTCAAGGATTTGGAATAGACTTGAACCAGCTGATCTGCCTGTCCCTAG GTTCAAAATAGATCAAAATTATGTAGGAATACCACCTCAGTTAGAAATTACTATAGGAAATTTAAATGACAACATAGATAAAGCATTTTTGGCTGATATGATGAATAAAGTTGGTCCATATGAGgatttgacaatattttatcatcCACTCACTAATAGGCACTTGGGATTTGCAAGAATAGTGTTCCATGATGTTAAATATTCAAAGTtatgtatagaaaaatataatggaAAATCAGTTATGGGCCAG gtacTTGATGTCTTCCATGATGCTTTTGGTAAGAAATGTCaagaaatgtttgaaaataaaacatgtgAGAAGAGGCCGCAACTAGCACCAGTTCTTAGTAAACCCCCAGTTGTTGCCGAGGATGTTCGGACACTGAAGGTAGATCCTACACTTAGTAAAAGATTAGAGGATACAAAACTTCCTGAAAAG GAAGCATATTCCCGCTACAAAGATGTTGAACATAGTGACAGTAACACACGGTGGTCTGACGAGGAACGCGAGTACCGACATCGGCACCGACACAGAAGCGAGAGGGAGAGAGACAAAGATAGAGACAAGGACAGGGATAGAGATCGTGATAGAGACAG CAAACGATGCAAGAGGAAATGTCGGCGGAA ACACCGGGATCGCGAGCGGTACACGCGCGCTACGTCAGAAGCGAGCGAGCCAGCCTACGTGGCGCCGGCGCACGGCGAGCTGCCGTACACGCCGCACACGAGCCACTCCACGCACTCGTCGCACTCCAGCCACGCCACGCACGCCGCGCCCCCCCCGCACACGCCGCACGCGAGCCACGCGCCGCACACGCCGCACGCCAGCCACCCGCCGCACACGCCGCACACCAGCCATGCGCCTCACACGCCGCATACGCCGCATGCGCCGCCCTCGGCGATGCCGTATGATGCTTACTATCAACAAAG TTACGGGTACGGCTACAGCGGTagcgcctccgctggcggcagTAGCATGTGGTGGGGTGACTGGCGACACCCGCACCACTCCTCACATCATCACTCACAT CTGGAGCGGCGTTCGTCGTCGAGCTCGCAGTGGGCGACGCCCGCCACGCCCGCGCACCGCGACCAGGCCTCGCCCGAGCACAAGGACAGACGGGACAAGGATAAG GAAGTGCCGGTAGAGAGTAAAATCGCGGAAGTCGTTGAACCGCGGCCGCCCGAGGACACTATCGACAGTAAAGAGCCTGAAGCGAAGCCGCCGCCGCCCGCTGAAGAACCTAAAAATGTCGACTTAGATACTAG AATAGCAATGTTACTGAAGGGTGCTAGTGCGGGCGGTGGGCTGGCGCCGCCTTTCCTGGCGTTAGGCATGTCATCGGAAGAAGAGGACGACGACCGCCTCCCCGCGAATATTCCCGACCTTGACGCGCCGCAACCACCCTCAGATGATGAAG gTTCGGCGAGTGAAGACAGAGAGAGTATGATCTCGTTAAGCAACGAGAAGGGAGACGTGGACCCCGAGCCGCTGTCGACCACGCCTTCACCGTACTTGTCGCGAGAGTTCTACGTCGAGTGTCTCAGGATCACTGTCGAAAGG CGGAAAAAGGAAGAAGAACGCAAGAGCAAGCTGCCAGCGATAGACAAGATCGGGTCGGACATCTCGTCGTCGGAGGACGAGCTGCTGACGGGCGAGGAGCCGCGCCGCTCGCCCGCGCAGCCCGACCGCGACCAGGACAACCTCAACGACGACCAG ATGTCTCTGTCGTCGTTGTCGTCGACGGAGGCCAAGATCGAGGAGCAGGTGCCGGCGGAGGCGTACTACCCGCCGTActccgccaccgcgcccgccacGCACCCCTACTATCAAACCATGTGGCCTCCTACAG CTTACCCTCCGCCCGGCTACGCAGGTCCGGAGTTAGCGCTGGCGTACGCTGGTGGTGGGTTTGCGCCGCCGCCACTGTTGCCGCACCACTACCAACAGTATTCAGAACCTACTGCGCCTGCAcag GAAATGGACAACCCATACTACCCAACAATAAACAGCGTGATAGAGCGAGTCACGGCTGAGCTGAAGCAGATCTTGAAGAAAGACTTCAACAAGAAGATGATCGAGAGCACCGCGTTCAAGAGCTTCGAGGGCTGGTGGGACGAACAGAGCAGGAAGACCAGGCAACCCAAACCTAAGGAGGATGCCAGTCAACCTTTACAG gatatttcaaacaaaaaggaAGAAGCAGCGGTAGactcaataaaatcaataatagaATCCCGAGAATTAGGTTTGGAATTAGGCGGATATGGCTCAGGTATAGGCCTAGGGCTTCGCGCCGCTATTCCTAAGATGCCTAGCTTCCGGAAAAAGCGGAAGATTCCCTCCCCCGTGATGATGGACGAGGACTCCTCTAAGAGACTGAGTGACCAAGAGGAGATGGTCCAGAACTCGGACGAGGAGAAGGAAGTACCCACTAGTCCTAGGAACAGAACGACTGGATCCTACTTGTCTAGGAGCCGCAGGCGGCAGTCTAGTAGTTCATCCAg ATCATCATCATCGTCTTCATCGCGGTCTTCGTCATCGTCGGAGTCGGAGCGCAAGGGCCCGGCGCCCAGGATCTACTCCGACACCGATGACGACTCGGACCTCGACGAGGCTGAG cAGCTCAAGGTTGTGTCAAACAAGGAGAGGTTACGGCGAGTGTACTCATCAACATCAGACAGTGAAGAGGAACAAAGTAGAAGAG AAAAAACTCCAATCCCTCAAATGGACGTATGGGACAACGACGGGTCGGCGTCACCTCCCGGCTCGGCGTTGTCGCCCGTCGCGCGAGACTCGCGAGATTCGCGAGACGCACGAGAAACGCGAGACACGCGAGAAACGCGGGAAACACGAGATGCGCGAGAAAAACAAGACTCGCGAGATCTTCTGCTCGACCGCGTGTACTCCGACTCCGAGGAGGAAAGGGAATACCAG GAGCGAAGAAGACGCAACACAGAATATATGGAACAGATCGAGAGAGAGTTCCTGGAGGAACAGAGACGAAACATGGAGACTGATAAACATCCACAATTGGACAAACCGCCCGACGAAAg TAAACCGGACCGAGACCGAGACCGAGACAGGGATCGAGACCGGGAACGCGACCGAGACCGAGACCGAGAGCGGGAACGCGACCGAGACCGGGAGCGGGACCGTGATCGTGACTCAAGAACAGAAGAATCTCGCAGCAGTCCATACAAGAAGGAAGACTACAAGAAGCACCCGGCGTCGCCCGCCAAGAGCAAGCGAGGCACATCATTGGACGGCGAGCTCAGCGACGACGAGCCGCTGCGAAACAAACTGGACGGAGAGAAGGCCGAGAAACGACAGAGAATCGTCTCCTTCAGCGATCACAGCAATACTGAGACCGCGGTCAGTGTTAATGGCGTTAAAGAG GCAAGTAGCGCATTGTCGGAGACATCTTCCCCGCAGTCGCAGGCGTCGCAAGCGTCCCAGGCGTCGCAGGTGGCGCTCGACCACTCGTACTGTCGCCCGCCGCCGCATGACGAGGACAGGAAACCGTCCTCCAACCATCTACAGCATGACCATG GTTACACGTGGATGGCGCAACCCGAGGAGGCGGCATCACCCGTGGAGGAACAGCCCACACCCAAGAAAGAGGCGAAGCGGCCGTACAAGAGGAAACATGAATCGAAGAAACTCGCCGAGATACAGAACAA GTTGTACCCGGCGGCGGGTGCTGCgacgggcgcggcgggcgcgggcggcgtgcAGTTCTCGGCGCGCGACATGATGGCGGAGATGCAGGTGATGTACGCGTTCCTGACGCGCGGCGTGGACCGCGAGGACGCCGCGTTCCTGCGCCGCGCCTACGACGCGCTGCTGGCGGAGGACGCGCACGGCTACTGGCTGCACGACACGCACTGGGTGGAGCACCCGGCCACGGACGTGCGCCACGAGCCGCGCTCGCGCCGCCGCAACATGTACGAGCAGCTGCAGGGCCACTCGTCGGGCGCCGCGCGCACGGAGGGCTACTACAAGATGGACGCGCGCCTCAAGGCCAAGTACAAGTACCACCACGGCCGCGGCTCGGCCGCGCTGCACGACGACAAGAAGGCCTCCAAGATGCAGCTGCTGTCCCGCGAGGCGCGCTCCAACCAGCGCCGCCTGCTCACCGCCTTCG GCACAGACACGGATTCCGATTTGTTGAAGTTCAACCAGCTCAAGTTCCGAAAGAAACAACTGAAATTCGCCAAATCTGGTATCCACGACTGGGGTCTGTTCGCACAG GAGCCTATAGCGGCTGACGAGATGGTGATCGAGTACGTGGGCCAGATGATCCGGCCGATCGTGGCGGACGTGCGGGAGGCGCACTACGAGGCGACAGGCATCGGCAGCTCGTACCTGTTCCGTATCGACCTCGACACCATCATCGACGCCACCAAGTGCGGGAACCTCGCGCGGTTCATCAACCATAGTTGTAAT ccGAACTGCTACGCGAAGATTATCACAATAGAGTCTCAAAAGAAAATCGTCATCTACTCAAAACAACCGATCGGCGTGGACGAAGAAATTACGTACGACTACAAGTTCCCGCTGGAAGACGAGAAGATACCGTGCCTGTGTGGCGCGCCACAGTGTCGCGGCTTCCTCAACTAA